In the genome of Flavobacterium panacagri, one region contains:
- a CDS encoding RagB/SusD family nutrient uptake outer membrane protein produces the protein MKNIKITLSLLLVITLSSCDDFLSETPDNRTQIDTADKISELLVNAYPTGGTYMDFAETMTDNVGDGQLAETLPKNEQNYNWEMNNETNIDTQANYWDACYRAIAHANKALQAINELGNPSSLNPQKGEALLARAYSHFMLVSFWSQRYNPLTADKDLGIPYVAEPEEVLIKKYKRNTVKEVFDFIQKDIEEGLKLVGNNYSEPKFHFTKEAANAFASRFYLIKGDWDKVLEVSEGLGSKPVGKLRNYLAFTALDPNIQFIEYAKSVEPANLLVVSAYSIYARATQLNRFYLAGDRSQNILGASTNIFGKAWLYKTYSYNSSMTVFSPKFKEYFKYTNLTANIGQPYLGTVLLSYDEFYLNRIEALVMKNRIDEANTELEYFFGTRTTGYNAATDKLTRAKVEAKYPVIADEYTPYYSMTPVQTSYVKAIAETRRRDFIHEGIRWFDVKRFNIVVVHETFNKPTNTLEKDDNRRALQIPLSASSNGVEKNPR, from the coding sequence ATGAAAAATATAAAAATAACACTTTCATTATTATTAGTGATTACTCTTAGCAGCTGTGATGATTTCCTTTCAGAAACTCCAGACAATAGGACTCAAATAGATACGGCAGACAAAATATCAGAATTGTTGGTTAATGCATATCCAACAGGTGGTACTTATATGGATTTTGCAGAAACAATGACAGATAACGTTGGTGATGGACAGTTAGCTGAAACTCTACCCAAAAATGAGCAAAATTATAATTGGGAAATGAACAATGAAACAAACATTGATACACAGGCTAATTACTGGGATGCTTGTTACAGAGCAATTGCCCATGCAAATAAAGCATTACAGGCGATTAACGAATTAGGAAATCCTTCGAGTTTAAATCCTCAGAAAGGAGAAGCTTTATTAGCTCGAGCTTACTCACACTTTATGTTGGTTTCATTTTGGTCACAAAGGTATAATCCTTTAACAGCTGATAAAGATTTAGGTATTCCTTATGTTGCTGAACCAGAGGAAGTATTAATTAAAAAGTATAAAAGAAATACAGTTAAAGAAGTTTTTGATTTTATACAAAAAGATATTGAAGAAGGATTAAAACTTGTTGGCAATAACTATTCTGAACCAAAATTTCACTTTACAAAAGAAGCGGCAAACGCATTTGCAAGCCGTTTCTATTTAATAAAAGGAGATTGGGATAAAGTTCTTGAAGTATCAGAAGGATTAGGTTCAAAGCCAGTAGGGAAACTAAGAAATTATTTGGCGTTTACAGCTTTAGATCCTAATATTCAATTTATTGAATATGCAAAATCAGTAGAGCCTGCTAATTTGCTAGTAGTTTCAGCTTATTCAATTTATGCTAGAGCAACTCAACTTAACCGATTTTATTTGGCAGGAGATAGAAGTCAAAATATTTTAGGTGCTTCAACGAATATTTTTGGAAAAGCTTGGCTTTATAAAACCTATTCATACAATAGTAGCATGACCGTTTTTTCTCCAAAGTTTAAAGAGTATTTTAAGTATACAAATCTTACGGCAAATATTGGACAACCTTATTTAGGTACAGTTCTCTTATCTTACGATGAATTTTATTTGAACAGAATTGAAGCGCTTGTAATGAAAAATCGTATTGACGAAGCTAATACTGAATTAGAATATTTCTTTGGTACAAGAACTACAGGATATAACGCAGCGACAGATAAACTTACAAGGGCAAAAGTGGAGGCTAAATATCCAGTAATTGCAGACGAATATACTCCTTATTATTCGATGACACCTGTGCAGACTTCTTATGTTAAAGCAATTGCGGAAACTAGAAGAAGAGATTTTATTCATGAAGGAATTAGATGGTTTGATGTTAAACGTTTTAACATTGTTGTAGTACACGAAACATTTAACAAACCAACAAATACTTTGGAAAAAGATGATAACCGCAGAGCGTTACAAATTCCTTTAAGCGCATCAAGTAACGGAGTAGAAAAAAATCCTAGATAA
- a CDS encoding DUF4846 domain-containing protein, whose protein sequence is MRVKFLFSVAILTVIFCFFSFSKANNTTNNNLLGNTIQQRFEPPQGFVREEESKTSFGSFLRNLPLKNSGSNVLYFDGTVKTNRNVYEAVVDLPIGKQDLHQCADAVMRLRADYFYNQKQYDKIHFNFTNGFRADFSKWAAGYRIAVKGNKTSWVKTAKASESYETYWKYLETVFMYAGTASLEKELKPINVSDIKIGDVFIKGGFPGHAVIVVDMAVNPKNNQKIMLLAQSYMPAQEIQILKNPNNSSLSPWYAVDFGTSLKTPEWTFNSSQLKRF, encoded by the coding sequence ATGAGAGTTAAATTCTTGTTTAGTGTAGCAATTTTGACGGTAATTTTTTGTTTTTTTTCATTTTCAAAGGCAAATAATACGACCAATAATAATCTTTTGGGAAATACAATTCAACAACGTTTTGAACCACCTCAGGGATTTGTGAGAGAAGAGGAATCTAAAACTTCGTTTGGATCTTTTTTACGAAATCTTCCATTAAAGAACTCAGGTTCAAATGTTTTATATTTTGACGGAACTGTAAAAACAAATCGAAACGTTTACGAGGCAGTTGTGGACTTACCCATTGGGAAACAGGATTTGCATCAATGTGCTGATGCCGTGATGCGTTTACGAGCGGATTATTTTTATAACCAAAAACAGTACGATAAAATACATTTTAATTTTACAAATGGTTTTCGAGCTGATTTTAGTAAATGGGCAGCAGGTTACAGAATTGCAGTTAAAGGCAACAAAACAAGTTGGGTTAAAACTGCAAAAGCATCTGAAAGTTATGAAACTTATTGGAAATACTTAGAGACGGTTTTTATGTATGCAGGAACGGCTTCGTTAGAAAAAGAACTAAAACCAATTAATGTTTCAGACATAAAAATAGGGGATGTTTTTATAAAAGGAGGCTTTCCAGGCCATGCTGTTATTGTAGTTGATATGGCTGTGAATCCAAAAAATAATCAAAAAATTATGCTTTTAGCACAAAGTTATATGCCAGCACAGGAAATTCAAATATTGAAAAATCCCAATAACAGTTCTTTGAGTCCTTGGTACGCTGTCGATTTTGGAACTTCCCTAAAAACCCCCGAATGGACTTTTAATTCCTCACAATTAAAACGTTTTTAA
- a CDS encoding M15 family metallopeptidase — MKRFFFLVLIFQNAFSQEVPLNVQKLIKAYPDQIVGYKGNKIIFSDKTTLIYDDFKNKTNQELLDNPDIEDQFKFVYNRADKNVIPKEDPGRIRNEAFFKKIYGNSKSEVESKMTEIIWCPKLINQKIKVTTVNGIDKIVKKLSAELDNKPEYKKYITDIGGTFNWRKISGTNRLSMHSYGMTIDINVKNSNYWQWDCKCKNEEAALSYRNQIPLKLVSIFEKYGFVWGGNWKHYDTMHFEYRPELLL; from the coding sequence ATGAAACGATTCTTTTTCTTAGTCCTTATATTTCAAAATGCTTTTTCTCAAGAAGTTCCATTGAATGTTCAAAAATTAATTAAAGCATATCCAGATCAAATTGTTGGTTATAAGGGTAATAAGATTATTTTTAGTGATAAAACAACTTTAATTTATGATGATTTTAAAAATAAAACGAATCAAGAATTATTAGATAATCCTGATATTGAAGATCAATTTAAGTTTGTTTATAATAGAGCAGATAAGAATGTAATTCCAAAGGAAGATCCAGGAAGAATTCGAAATGAAGCTTTTTTTAAGAAAATTTACGGTAATTCAAAATCAGAAGTTGAATCAAAAATGACTGAAATTATTTGGTGTCCAAAATTAATCAATCAGAAAATAAAAGTAACAACTGTAAATGGAATTGATAAAATAGTAAAAAAACTCTCGGCAGAATTAGATAATAAACCAGAATATAAAAAATACATTACTGATATTGGGGGGACATTTAATTGGAGAAAAATTTCAGGAACAAACCGATTGAGTATGCATAGTTATGGAATGACAATAGATATTAATGTCAAAAACTCTAATTATTGGCAATGGGATTGTAAATGTAAAAATGAAGAAGCTGCTCTTTCGTATAGAAATCAAATTCCTCTCAAGCTAGTTTCAATTTTTGAAAAATATGGTTTTGTTTGGGGAGGAAATTGGAAACATTATGACACCATGCATTT
- a CDS encoding DUF4302 domain-containing protein, protein MKIKYIFKHLVVASVMLQLTACTETEVEQKFDKTPTERLNAQKSELQEVLLTSPDGWRAVYFTDDKQLGGFTHLFKFTADGKVEMASDFNTASTTKFTSDYNIQLGSTVSLVFTTKNRIHLLSDSSPTASPTTALRGKGYLGDFQFLYYGQDNGELIFKANRTAGDTNSSEIRFVKATAQDWDDLPKNFLMIPNVIGSNVFGANRGVEIFDGTTKKTYDFYPYTTITRFTNYNDPNSTNGIGIGYTPNGIVISPAIKVGEQKLSNFIYNSADGSFTATGTNGVSASIKYSNIPFVITTDYKPMLKSPSTAYGYIAANLATAPSNSVLCNALLNEINSNLPSTQKVNRVQFTFNDANGDSYIAYTFTGGKTTIFHNITVKEDAANKTLQLISGTWENNLGATIPQPDLLAKIDAELTNSKGLYVKKETFVFNASNKLFTFANANNNGFRLSTYAFQ, encoded by the coding sequence ATGAAAATAAAATATATATTCAAGCATTTAGTTGTTGCTTCAGTTATGCTTCAACTAACAGCTTGTACGGAGACAGAGGTTGAGCAAAAGTTTGATAAAACCCCAACAGAACGTTTGAATGCTCAAAAAAGTGAGTTGCAAGAAGTTTTGCTAACTTCACCTGATGGCTGGAGAGCTGTTTATTTTACTGATGATAAACAATTAGGAGGATTTACACATTTGTTTAAATTTACAGCAGATGGAAAAGTTGAAATGGCATCGGATTTTAATACCGCATCAACTACAAAATTCACTAGTGATTATAACATTCAATTAGGAAGTACTGTCAGCTTAGTATTTACTACTAAAAATAGAATTCATTTATTGTCAGATTCAAGCCCAACAGCTTCTCCAACAACAGCTTTAAGAGGTAAAGGATATTTAGGAGATTTCCAATTTTTGTATTACGGACAAGATAATGGCGAGCTTATTTTTAAAGCTAATAGAACTGCTGGTGATACTAATTCTTCAGAAATACGTTTTGTAAAAGCAACGGCTCAAGATTGGGATGATTTGCCTAAGAATTTCTTAATGATTCCAAATGTAATTGGCAGTAATGTCTTCGGTGCAAATAGAGGTGTAGAAATTTTCGATGGTACAACTAAGAAAACGTATGATTTTTATCCTTATACCACAATAACACGCTTTACAAACTATAATGATCCTAATAGTACTAATGGTATAGGTATTGGATATACACCAAATGGTATTGTTATTAGCCCAGCAATTAAAGTTGGAGAGCAAAAACTAAGTAATTTTATTTATAATAGCGCCGATGGAAGTTTTACAGCAACTGGAACTAATGGTGTAAGTGCTTCAATTAAGTATTCTAATATTCCGTTTGTAATCACTACAGATTATAAACCAATGTTAAAAAGTCCATCTACTGCTTATGGATATATAGCAGCAAATTTAGCTACAGCGCCTTCAAATTCGGTTTTATGCAATGCATTATTAAACGAAATAAACAGTAATTTACCTTCTACGCAGAAAGTCAATAGAGTACAGTTTACCTTTAATGACGCAAATGGAGACAGCTATATAGCGTATACTTTTACAGGAGGAAAAACTACCATATTTCATAATATAACTGTAAAAGAAGATGCAGCTAACAAGACTTTACAATTGATTTCAGGGACCTGGGAGAATAATTTAGGAGCAACTATTCCTCAACCAGATTTATTAGCAAAGATAGATGCTGAATTAACAAACTCTAAAGGATTATATGTAAAAAAAGAAACGTTTGTATTTAATGCATCTAATAAATTATTCACATTCGCCAATGCAAATAACAATGGCTTCAGACTGAGTACTTATGCATTTCAGTAA
- a CDS encoding zinc-binding metallopeptidase, producing MRIVNKYKKIAVFIGALALTSCAQEDQPKESQLDYNQPLKTELDQWIDTNYLVPYNINAQYKWNQNTVDNTRFLFPPTLDKVKPALEIVQQIWLKSYATIGGADFVKKIAPREIVLVGGVNSNSNGTRTLGIAEGGQRITLFEVDNLNRKNRAIVAEFIHTIQHEYIHILNQTKPFDEQAWGKITPSGYTATWHLETTPASRELGFITNYARSNVVEDFAETASIILISTKAEYAAILASISSAKARADIQRKEAIVVQYFKDTFNMDFYALRDEAEKNTTNVINN from the coding sequence ATGAGAATAGTAAATAAATATAAAAAAATAGCGGTATTTATTGGAGCTTTAGCTTTGACATCTTGTGCACAAGAAGATCAGCCTAAAGAAAGTCAATTAGATTATAATCAACCGCTTAAAACGGAACTAGATCAATGGATTGACACTAATTATTTGGTTCCTTACAATATCAATGCACAATACAAGTGGAACCAAAATACTGTAGATAATACGAGATTCTTATTTCCTCCTACTTTAGATAAAGTAAAGCCGGCGTTGGAAATTGTACAGCAAATTTGGCTTAAAAGTTATGCAACAATCGGAGGAGCTGATTTTGTTAAAAAAATTGCACCTAGAGAAATTGTTTTAGTTGGTGGTGTTAATTCGAACTCAAACGGTACAAGAACATTAGGTATTGCCGAAGGTGGACAAAGAATTACGCTTTTTGAGGTGGATAATTTAAATAGAAAGAATCGTGCAATTGTTGCAGAATTTATCCATACCATTCAGCACGAATATATTCATATTTTAAATCAGACAAAACCTTTTGATGAACAAGCATGGGGGAAAATAACTCCTTCAGGATATACTGCAACTTGGCATCTTGAAACAACACCAGCTTCTAGAGAACTTGGATTTATTACAAACTATGCAAGATCAAATGTCGTCGAAGATTTTGCAGAAACAGCGTCGATTATTTTGATTAGTACAAAAGCAGAATATGCAGCAATATTGGCGAGTATATCAAGTGCAAAAGCAAGAGCAGATATTCAAAGAAAAGAAGCTATTGTAGTTCAATATTTCAAAGATACCTTTAATATGGACTTCTACGCTTTAAGAGATGAGGCAGAAAAGAATACAACTAATGTGATCAATAATTAA
- the fabG gene encoding 3-oxoacyl-[acyl-carrier-protein] reductase, translated as MKLLEGKVAIITGASRGIGKGIAEVFAKHGANVAFTYSSSAASAEALEAELNALGVKAKGYQSNAADFNEAQTFVDAVLADFGTVDILINNAGITKDNLLMRMSEADFDQVIDVNLKSVFNMTKAIQKTFLKQRAGSIINISSVVGVSGNAGQTNYAASKAGAIGFTKSVALELGSRNIRCNAIAPGFIETEMTAKLSEDVVKGWREGIPLKRGGTTEDVANACLFLASDMSAYITGQVLNVCGGMLT; from the coding sequence ATGAAATTACTAGAAGGAAAAGTTGCAATTATTACTGGTGCAAGCCGTGGAATCGGAAAAGGAATTGCTGAAGTTTTTGCTAAACATGGAGCTAACGTGGCTTTTACATACAGTTCATCTGCTGCTTCTGCAGAAGCTTTAGAAGCAGAATTAAATGCTTTAGGAGTTAAAGCAAAAGGTTATCAGTCAAACGCAGCAGATTTTAACGAAGCGCAAACTTTCGTAGATGCTGTTTTAGCCGATTTTGGAACTGTAGATATTTTAATCAACAATGCTGGAATCACAAAAGACAATTTGTTAATGCGTATGTCTGAGGCAGATTTCGACCAAGTAATAGATGTAAACTTGAAATCGGTTTTTAATATGACAAAAGCGATTCAAAAAACATTCTTAAAACAAAGAGCAGGATCAATCATTAATATTAGCTCTGTAGTAGGAGTTTCTGGAAATGCTGGTCAAACAAATTATGCCGCTTCTAAAGCGGGTGCAATAGGATTTACAAAATCTGTAGCATTAGAGTTAGGTTCTCGTAACATTCGTTGCAACGCAATCGCTCCAGGTTTTATTGAAACTGAAATGACTGCAAAATTATCAGAAGATGTAGTGAAAGGATGGAGAGAAGGTATTCCATTGAAACGCGGTGGAACTACAGAAGATGTTGCAAATGCTTGTCTTTTCTTGGCTTCTGACATGAGCGCTTACATTACTGGTCAAGTACTTAATGTTTGCGGAGGAATGCTTACTTAA